A genomic stretch from Deinococcus metalli includes:
- a CDS encoding ABC transporter substrate-binding protein, which produces MRHVFTAGLSALLLASALPASAQTAPIGGKYKIALILGTTTDNFYTSMQCGAVEAARKLGDVELTVQGAPRWDATLQTPVVNAVTASGVQAIAIAVNDGRALYAPLKAASDKGIKILGVDTRLADSSFVVTNISSDNRALGAEAARTLAKLMGEKGTALIPPITPGITTVADRIQGFIDEMKAKHKNIKIVYKGISEDASAFSAAFAANPDITGMFLIANNEALVAAGAIRQLPAERRDKISVVSFDAAPALVDALKANQIQAIVAQKPAQMGALAVQMARKALMGQPVAKSIPTGGVGLTASNIGLPAYSQYVYKSTCK; this is translated from the coding sequence ATGCGTCACGTGTTCACTGCTGGTCTGTCCGCCCTGCTCCTCGCGAGCGCCCTTCCCGCCTCGGCGCAGACCGCGCCCATCGGCGGCAAGTACAAGATCGCCCTGATCCTGGGCACCACCACCGACAACTTCTACACCTCCATGCAGTGCGGCGCCGTCGAGGCCGCCCGCAAGCTGGGCGACGTGGAACTCACGGTGCAGGGCGCGCCGCGCTGGGACGCCACCCTCCAGACCCCGGTCGTGAACGCCGTGACGGCCAGCGGCGTGCAGGCCATCGCCATCGCCGTGAACGACGGCCGCGCCCTGTACGCGCCCCTCAAGGCCGCCAGCGACAAGGGCATCAAGATTCTGGGCGTCGATACCCGCCTGGCCGACTCCAGCTTCGTGGTCACCAACATCTCCTCGGACAACCGCGCGCTGGGCGCCGAGGCGGCCCGCACCCTCGCCAAGCTGATGGGCGAGAAGGGCACGGCCCTGATTCCCCCCATCACGCCCGGCATCACCACCGTCGCCGACCGCATCCAGGGCTTCATCGACGAGATGAAGGCCAAGCACAAGAACATCAAGATCGTGTACAAGGGCATCAGCGAGGACGCGTCGGCCTTCAGCGCGGCGTTCGCTGCCAACCCCGACATCACCGGCATGTTCCTGATCGCCAACAACGAGGCCCTGGTCGCGGCCGGCGCGATCCGCCAGCTGCCCGCCGAGCGCCGCGACAAGATCAGCGTCGTGAGCTTCGACGCGGCCCCGGCGCTGGTGGACGCCCTCAAGGCCAACCAGATCCAGGCCATCGTGGCGCAAAAGCCCGCCCAGATGGGTGCCCTGGCCGTGCAGATGGCCCGCAAGGCCCTGATGGGCCAGCCGGTCGCCAAGTCCATCCCGACCGGCGGCGTGGGCCTGACCGCCAGCAACATCGGCCTGCCGGCCTACTCGCAGTACGTCTACAAGTCCACCTGCAAGTAA
- a CDS encoding ATP-binding cassette domain-containing protein encodes MTHSSVQPPTPLLETRGITKRYGHVEALRGADFTVYPGEVVALLGDNGAGKSTLVKAITGTIQPDEGQVYFEGRPVQMTSPLDARSLGIETVFQDLALVPDMDPAANLFLGREVLRPGLLGRLGVIDRKVMRQRTIEAFTRLGVNIQDPQGKVLGMSGGQRQGVAVARAMVWASKMVLMDEPTAALGVVQSRHVNDLILRVKAQGVAVVLVSHNMQHVFEVADRIEVLRLGQRVAQFRKSETTIEDVVAAMTGLSIPGAA; translated from the coding sequence ATGACCCATTCGTCTGTCCAGCCCCCCACGCCCCTGCTCGAGACCCGCGGCATCACCAAACGCTACGGCCACGTCGAGGCCCTGCGCGGCGCGGACTTCACGGTCTACCCCGGCGAGGTCGTCGCGCTCCTCGGTGACAACGGCGCCGGCAAGAGCACGCTGGTCAAAGCCATCACCGGCACCATCCAGCCCGACGAGGGCCAGGTGTACTTCGAGGGCCGGCCGGTCCAGATGACGTCGCCGCTCGACGCGCGTTCGCTGGGCATCGAGACGGTGTTTCAGGACCTGGCGCTGGTGCCGGACATGGACCCCGCCGCGAACCTGTTCCTGGGCCGCGAGGTGCTGCGTCCCGGCCTGCTCGGCCGCCTGGGCGTCATCGACCGCAAGGTCATGCGCCAGCGCACCATCGAGGCCTTTACCCGGCTGGGCGTGAACATTCAGGACCCCCAGGGCAAGGTGCTGGGCATGTCCGGTGGACAGCGCCAGGGCGTGGCTGTGGCCCGCGCGATGGTGTGGGCCAGCAAGATGGTGCTGATGGACGAGCCCACCGCCGCTCTGGGCGTGGTGCAGTCCCGGCACGTGAATGACCTGATCCTGCGCGTCAAGGCGCAGGGCGTGGCCGTGGTGCTGGTCAGCCACAACATGCAGCACGTGTTCGAGGTTGCCGACCGCATCGAGGTGCTGCGCCTGGGCCAGCGCGTCGCGCAGTTCCGCAAGAGCGAGACCACCATCGAGGACGTCGTCGCTGCCATGACCGGCCTGAGCATCCCGGGGGCCGCGTGA
- a CDS encoding glycoside hydrolase family 125 protein — MPAPRQAPTPAMRAVVADVTRRLGHTPAVAALFAACYPNTWETTVEALPDGRTFVQTGDIPAMWLRDSAAQVSPYLPLCADDPEVRGVVAGVIRQHAHLLTVDSYANAFNREPGSEYSFDVPPPGPWVWERKFELDSLCFPVWLAWRYWRVTGELPLDLRPTLGTILDVMETEQDHDARSAYTFERPAEACVLPTDTLVRGGRGAPHAPTGMIWSGFRPSDDACTYPYLVPANMFAAVVLGYAAQLAREVYADEALAARADALGAAVRAGIEAHGVVVHPEYGRVYAYETDGLGRHVLMDDANVPSLLALPYLGYAPADDPTYLNTRRMLLSAANPHYHAGTHAAGIGSPHTPGRRIWPIALCVQALTAAPGTAGGRQEVRGLLDTLAATTAGTGLMHESFNPDDPRTFTRPWFAWANSLLAETVLRCVDILEEPA, encoded by the coding sequence ATGCCGGCCCCCCGCCAGGCCCCCACCCCCGCGATGCGCGCCGTGGTCGCCGACGTGACGCGCCGCCTGGGCCACACGCCGGCCGTGGCGGCCCTGTTCGCCGCGTGCTACCCGAACACCTGGGAAACCACCGTGGAGGCGCTGCCGGACGGCCGCACCTTCGTGCAGACCGGGGACATCCCCGCGATGTGGCTGCGCGACTCGGCCGCGCAGGTGAGTCCGTACCTGCCGCTGTGCGCGGACGATCCCGAGGTGCGCGGCGTGGTGGCGGGCGTGATCCGGCAGCACGCGCACCTGCTCACGGTCGATTCGTACGCGAACGCCTTCAACCGCGAGCCCGGTTCCGAGTACTCCTTCGACGTGCCGCCGCCGGGGCCGTGGGTGTGGGAGCGCAAGTTCGAGCTGGACTCGCTGTGCTTTCCGGTGTGGCTTGCGTGGCGCTACTGGCGCGTGACCGGGGAGCTGCCCCTCGACCTGCGGCCCACGCTGGGCACCATTCTGGACGTGATGGAGACCGAGCAGGACCACGACGCGCGCTCGGCGTACACCTTTGAGCGGCCCGCCGAGGCGTGCGTGCTGCCGACGGACACCCTGGTGCGTGGCGGCCGTGGCGCGCCGCACGCGCCGACCGGCATGATCTGGTCGGGTTTCCGGCCCAGTGACGACGCCTGCACGTATCCGTACCTGGTGCCCGCGAACATGTTCGCCGCCGTGGTCCTGGGGTACGCCGCGCAACTCGCCCGTGAGGTCTACGCGGACGAGGCCCTCGCAGCGCGCGCGGACGCGCTGGGCGCGGCGGTGCGCGCCGGCATCGAGGCGCACGGCGTGGTGGTGCACCCCGAATACGGCCGGGTGTACGCCTACGAGACTGACGGCCTGGGCCGGCACGTCCTGATGGACGACGCGAACGTGCCGAGCCTGCTCGCGCTGCCGTACCTGGGCTACGCCCCGGCAGACGACCCCACGTACCTCAACACCCGCCGCATGCTGCTGAGCGCCGCGAACCCGCACTACCACGCGGGCACGCACGCGGCCGGCATCGGCAGTCCGCACACGCCGGGGCGGCGCATCTGGCCGATCGCGCTGTGCGTGCAGGCCCTGACCGCCGCGCCCGGGACGGCCGGGGGCCGGCAGGAGGTCCGCGGCCTGCTGGACACCCTGGCCGCCACGACCGCCGGCACCGGCCTGATGCACGAGAGCTTCAATCCGGACGACCCCCGCACCTTTACCCGCCCGTGGTTCGCGTGGGCGAACAGCCTGCTGGCCGAGACGGTCCTGCGGTGCGTGGACATCCTGGAGGAGCCGGCGTGA
- a CDS encoding AbfB domain-containing protein, with protein MSTTRPLPEYPRPQLVRPEWLNLNGPWQFQAAGSGDAVPVRRTLRETVLVPFPVESALSGVARHEAAMWYRRTFTLPAGWTGRRVLLHFGAVDTVAAVYVNGRPVGTHRGGYDAFSFDITPQLVRGVNEVIVHVLDDTGEGGAPVGKQRLEPSGIFYAASSGIWQTVWLEPVAATHVSRLTLTPDVPGRALRATVQGTGQGRVHLTAKAGATVVGTATGELGQEIRLPVPAAHLWSPDDPFLYTLTVTVEQGGRTVDRVQSYFGMRSIGLATVNGWTRPVLNGKFVFQLGTLDQGYWPDGLYTAPTDDALKFDLVKHKELGFNMVRKHIKVEPQRWYYWADKLGLLVWQDMPSMMTELPVTPGAANEFVREYRRIIDQHRSSPAIVTWVNQNEGWGQFAQAPLAEAVRRWDPSRLVNNMSGINCCGARDGGNGDLADWHVYVGPSSPSPSARRAAVLGEFGGLGLRTPGHEWSPATSFSYEMQDTAADLNRRYLGLIGSLRPMIANAGLSAAIYTEITDVEGEVNGLLTYDRQVLKVDAARVRAAHRALIAASGAPSTRVPIRPGPVALGVPGGASFLLYTADPLQYGPLPASASVTDLLGATLVSVPGLADPTCTSFRSARDPQSYLRHRESLLHVEADDVTSLGFRQDATFCPQRSADGAGVTLVSYNFRAAAIRRYQGTLWLADPGGTQPWDGGSTYTRDVTWTIGAPPKP; from the coding sequence GTGTCCACCACCCGGCCGCTGCCGGAGTATCCCCGGCCGCAGCTCGTGCGCCCGGAATGGCTGAATCTGAACGGCCCATGGCAGTTCCAGGCGGCCGGTAGCGGTGACGCCGTGCCCGTGCGCCGCACGCTGCGCGAGACCGTGCTGGTGCCGTTCCCGGTCGAGTCCGCGCTGTCCGGCGTGGCCCGCCACGAGGCTGCAATGTGGTACCGGCGGACGTTCACGCTGCCGGCGGGCTGGACCGGGCGGCGCGTCCTGCTGCACTTCGGCGCGGTGGACACGGTCGCGGCCGTGTACGTCAACGGTCGCCCGGTCGGCACGCACCGCGGCGGCTACGACGCCTTCAGCTTCGACATCACGCCGCAGCTCGTGCGCGGCGTGAACGAGGTGATCGTGCACGTGCTGGACGACACCGGCGAGGGCGGGGCTCCCGTCGGCAAGCAGCGCCTGGAGCCGAGCGGAATCTTCTATGCCGCCAGTTCCGGTATCTGGCAGACCGTATGGTTGGAACCCGTCGCCGCGACACATGTGTCGCGGCTGACCCTCACGCCGGACGTGCCGGGCCGCGCCCTGCGCGCGACCGTACAGGGCACCGGGCAGGGCCGCGTGCACCTGACAGCGAAGGCCGGGGCGACGGTCGTGGGGACGGCCACCGGGGAGCTGGGCCAGGAGATCCGGCTGCCCGTGCCGGCCGCGCACCTGTGGTCGCCGGACGATCCGTTCCTGTACACTCTCACGGTCACTGTGGAGCAGGGCGGCAGGACCGTGGACCGCGTGCAGAGCTACTTCGGCATGCGCTCGATCGGCCTGGCGACGGTGAACGGCTGGACCCGGCCGGTGCTCAACGGCAAGTTCGTGTTCCAGCTCGGCACGCTCGACCAGGGCTACTGGCCCGACGGCCTGTACACCGCGCCCACCGACGACGCGCTGAAGTTTGACCTCGTGAAGCACAAGGAGCTGGGCTTCAACATGGTGCGCAAGCACATCAAGGTCGAGCCGCAGCGCTGGTACTACTGGGCCGACAAGCTCGGTCTGCTGGTGTGGCAGGACATGCCCAGCATGATGACCGAACTGCCGGTCACGCCGGGCGCGGCCAACGAGTTTGTCCGCGAATACCGGCGGATCATCGACCAGCACCGCTCCTCGCCGGCCATCGTGACGTGGGTGAATCAGAACGAGGGCTGGGGGCAGTTCGCGCAGGCGCCGCTGGCCGAGGCCGTCAGGCGCTGGGACCCCAGCCGACTGGTCAACAACATGAGCGGCATCAACTGCTGCGGCGCCCGCGACGGCGGCAACGGCGACCTGGCCGACTGGCACGTGTACGTCGGGCCGAGTTCCCCGTCGCCCAGCGCGCGGCGTGCGGCGGTGCTGGGCGAGTTCGGCGGGCTGGGCCTGCGCACGCCCGGCCACGAGTGGTCGCCGGCGACCAGCTTCTCGTACGAGATGCAGGACACCGCCGCCGACCTGAACCGCCGCTACCTGGGCCTGATCGGCAGCCTGCGGCCCATGATCGCCAACGCGGGCCTCAGCGCCGCCATCTACACCGAGATCACCGACGTGGAGGGCGAGGTCAACGGCCTGCTCACCTACGACCGGCAGGTCCTGAAGGTGGACGCCGCGCGCGTGCGGGCCGCGCACCGCGCGCTGATCGCCGCGTCCGGCGCGCCGTCCACCCGCGTGCCCATCCGGCCCGGCCCCGTGGCCCTCGGGGTGCCCGGCGGAGCCTCGTTCCTGCTGTACACCGCCGATCCCCTGCAATACGGGCCGCTGCCGGCCAGCGCCAGCGTGACAGACCTCCTGGGCGCGACGCTGGTATCGGTGCCGGGCCTGGCCGACCCCACGTGCACGTCCTTCCGGTCCGCCCGCGATCCGCAGAGCTACCTGCGCCACCGGGAGTCCCTGCTGCACGTGGAGGCCGACGACGTGACCTCGCTGGGCTTCCGGCAGGACGCCACCTTCTGCCCGCAGCGGAGCGCCGACGGCGCCGGCGTCACCCTGGTGTCCTACAACTTCCGCGCGGCCGCGATCCGCCGCTACCAGGGCACGCTCTGGCTCGCGGACCCGGGCGGCACCCAGCCGTGGGACGGCGGGAGCACGTACACCCGGGACGTGACGTGGACGATCGGCGCGCCTCCCAAGCCGTGA
- a CDS encoding ABC transporter permease: MSLSAATKSASPAAVTARRLLSSQAMLTAGTLLAVMAIFTVLFPGKFATPYNLQTLLVDYSGIVLLGVGLTFIMTSARFDLSVGAVLVVSCVLGTKAMGLLGGTTGGWLAVAGGLIVCLGTGLLAGLINGLLIVKARVPSIIVTLGTLSVAQGAAYVITGGVDLYSVPQVMLDTLGQGRVLGLPVPILVAVAAVLVGAFVLSQTRFGQYTSAIGSNAEAARRAGINVDRVAITLYLISGAGAGLAGFMSLARFGSTTLAAHQNDNLTALLGVVLGGTSLFGGTGTVVGTAIGVFIPGVLSNGLVMMHVVPYWQYIIVGVVLIGVVYIDLVKRRGRTEGG, encoded by the coding sequence GTGAGTCTGTCGGCAGCCACCAAGTCGGCGTCGCCCGCCGCCGTGACCGCCCGGCGCCTGCTGTCGTCGCAGGCGATGCTGACGGCCGGCACGCTGCTCGCCGTCATGGCGATCTTCACCGTGCTGTTCCCGGGCAAGTTCGCCACGCCCTATAACCTCCAGACGCTGCTGGTGGACTACTCCGGCATCGTGCTGCTGGGTGTGGGCCTGACCTTCATCATGACCAGCGCCCGCTTCGACCTGTCGGTCGGCGCCGTGCTGGTGGTGTCCTGCGTGCTCGGCACCAAGGCCATGGGCCTGCTGGGCGGCACTACCGGCGGCTGGCTGGCGGTCGCCGGCGGCCTGATCGTGTGCCTGGGCACCGGGCTGCTCGCCGGCCTGATCAACGGCCTGCTGATCGTCAAGGCGCGCGTGCCGAGCATCATCGTCACGCTGGGCACCCTCAGCGTCGCGCAGGGCGCCGCGTACGTCATCACCGGCGGCGTCGATCTGTACTCGGTGCCGCAGGTCATGCTGGACACGCTCGGTCAGGGCCGCGTGCTGGGCCTGCCGGTGCCGATCCTGGTCGCCGTGGCGGCGGTGCTGGTGGGTGCCTTCGTGCTGTCGCAGACGCGCTTCGGGCAGTACACCAGCGCCATCGGCTCGAACGCCGAGGCGGCGCGCCGCGCGGGCATCAACGTTGACCGCGTCGCCATCACGCTGTACCTCATCTCCGGCGCGGGGGCCGGGCTGGCGGGCTTCATGAGCCTGGCGCGCTTCGGCTCCACCACCCTCGCCGCGCACCAGAACGACAACCTCACCGCGCTGCTCGGCGTCGTGCTGGGCGGCACCAGCCTCTTCGGCGGCACCGGCACCGTGGTCGGCACGGCCATCGGGGTGTTCATCCCCGGCGTGCTCTCCAACGGCCTGGTGATGATGCACGTCGTTCCGTACTGGCAGTACATCATCGTCGGCGTCGTGCTGATCGGCGTCGTGTACATCGACCTCGTCAAGCGCCGCGGGCGCACCGAGGGCGGCTGA
- a CDS encoding LacI family DNA-binding transcriptional regulator, whose amino-acid sequence MTARPTMHDVARLAGVSIKTVSRVVNDEPRVDPGTRSRVQAAIDHLGFRRNEQARSLRPGQSTALIGLVTGDMGNPFYSAIARGIEDVARQHGHLLLTASSEEQPERERQVIGAFLQHNVAGLIVVPTVLAHQTLTPDVLESLPVVAVDRPLSPPSAVDTVLLSNRDGAHRAVQHLLRDGHTRIAMIDGDPEVYTGRERTAGYLDALREAGLSPDRALILQGYHGDRQAEAAMHALLDLPTRPTAVFVTNNRIVVGALKAMHDRRHWLPLASFDDFEFADLLTTPITVVSYDPIEMGKQAGEQLFRRIGGSTLPPVHTQIQVALRTPADLRPGAGPSS is encoded by the coding sequence ATGACCGCCCGCCCCACCATGCACGATGTCGCCCGGCTCGCCGGCGTGAGCATCAAGACCGTGTCCAGGGTGGTGAACGACGAGCCACGCGTCGACCCGGGCACCCGCAGCCGCGTGCAGGCGGCCATCGACCACCTGGGGTTCCGGCGCAACGAACAGGCCCGCAGCCTGCGGCCCGGACAGTCCACCGCCCTGATCGGCCTCGTGACTGGCGACATGGGCAACCCCTTCTACTCGGCCATCGCGCGCGGCATCGAGGACGTCGCCCGGCAGCACGGACACCTGCTGCTCACGGCCAGCAGCGAGGAGCAGCCGGAACGCGAACGTCAGGTCATCGGCGCGTTCCTGCAACACAACGTCGCGGGCCTGATCGTGGTGCCCACGGTGCTCGCCCACCAGACGCTCACACCCGACGTGCTGGAGAGCCTGCCGGTCGTCGCGGTGGACCGTCCGCTGAGCCCCCCGTCGGCCGTGGACACCGTGCTGCTGAGCAATCGGGACGGCGCGCACCGGGCCGTGCAGCACCTCCTGCGCGACGGCCACACCCGTATCGCCATGATCGACGGCGACCCGGAGGTCTACACGGGGCGCGAACGCACCGCCGGGTATCTCGACGCGCTGCGCGAGGCGGGGCTGTCGCCGGACCGGGCGCTGATCCTCCAGGGGTACCACGGCGACCGGCAGGCGGAAGCGGCCATGCACGCGCTGCTCGACCTGCCCACGCGGCCTACCGCCGTCTTCGTGACCAACAACCGCATCGTGGTGGGGGCGCTCAAGGCCATGCATGACCGCCGCCACTGGCTGCCGCTGGCCAGCTTCGACGATTTCGAGTTCGCGGACCTGCTGACCACGCCCATCACGGTGGTGAGCTACGACCCCATCGAGATGGGAAAACAGGCCGGCGAGCAGCTGTTCCGGCGCATCGGCGGCAGCACCCTGCCCCCGGTGCACACCCAGATCCAGGTGGCGTTGCGCACGCCGGCAGACCTGCGGCCGGGCGCCGGCCCGTCGTCCTGA